One Pecten maximus chromosome 7, xPecMax1.1, whole genome shotgun sequence genomic window carries:
- the LOC117330929 gene encoding uncharacterized protein LOC117330929: MLRVCFFLVFSNTLMICMCGPGFTDIDRSKYEDGKSRFEVMDSHSRIPKYGHCWKGAIAVIQEGCKHLTHIMQSRLALSYLNCFLEDQGLSTYPCSADEPVSSCTKYMTDVDRGSFTTFFTYTQNICYFLESQVWHQETEQTITRLAHSSEDVADRLEESSKLQEAMITQQNLTLQNQEIILDKAANLSDIISTSSDNMHKLYTDFKKSTIEQKILINDMFDKVTKLQTMVLGEFSGFYSMIYYAVSVVMAYLLTSTQRTASARFWLFGIFTIGIIAERVMISVLNGASSFYFDFIPLEANLEEIVYTNQWLCRKVCGSLALVVLAIFAYRFRDLNVVNNGLLMDIKRQNSELRQYLLNTTPTGLNNPEISDQQGSMLTSSSPMAVAADSTGYETDSAVSDCSYFTDQDSTTMGTDHTFQAALTNWEDSESSSYTSVMSSEFSGQTNDRKPTSDLSLNIDTWARTGYYRHSIPRKGDSDLDSSIAESVKRRHRTSDTPEQNTSNSAPKYSLRPRSKRQNNNPVTRTESPRSFSRVVKQLERIAMQNSKLATTYTIKRKSNISEVSDYDGSEHL, from the exons ATGCTTCGAGTTTGTTTCTTTCTGGTGTTCTCTAATACTCTCATGATTTGTATGTGTGGACCCGGGTTTACAGACATTGACAGGAGTAAATATGAAGATGGGAAATCGCGATTTGAAGTAATGGATAGTCATTCCAGGATCCCCAAATATGGACATTGTTGGAAGGGTGCTATAGCCGTGATCCAGGAAGGCTGCAAGCACTTGACACATATCATGCAAAGTAGACTAGCTTTGTCATATTTAAACTGTTTTCTTGAGGACCAAGGCCTCTCAACCTATCCGTGTAGTGCAGATGAACCTGTCTCGTCCTGTACAAAATATATGACGGATGTTGATAGAGGTTCTTTTACAACATTTTTTACATATACGCAAAATATCTGTTATTTTCTAGAATCACAAGTTTGGCATCAGGAAACGGAACAAACAATAACAAGGTTGGCACACAGCTCTGAAGATGTGGCTGACCGTCTTGAAGAAAGCAGCAAATTACAAGAAGCCATGATTACACAACAAAATTTAACCCTTCAAAATCAGGAAATCATTCTAGATAAAGCAGCAAATTTAAGTGacattatatcaacatcatctGATAACATGCACAAACTTTATACTGactttaaaaaatcaacaattgAACAAAAGATTTTGATAAATGATATGTTTGACAAAGTTACCAAGTTACAAACTATGGTTCTTGGAGAATTTTCAGGATTTTATTCCATGATCTATTATGCAGTATCCGTGGTAATGGCCTACCTACTGACATCAACACAAAGGACAGCAAGTGCTCGGTTCTGGCTGTTTGGTATTTTCACCATTGGAATAATCGCTGAGAGAGTGATGATTTCTGTCCTCAATGGAGCATCATCATTTTACTTTGACTTCATACCACTGGAGGCAAATCTAGAA gagATTGTTTACACCAACCAGTGGCTGTGCAGGAAAGTATGTGGAAGTTTGGCTTTGGTCGTCCTGGCAATATTTGCGTACCGTTTCCGTGACCTCAACGTAGTCAATAATGGACTCCTCATGGATATCAAAAGACAAAACTCGGAGCTCCGGCAATATCTCCTAAACACAACTCCC ACAGGATTAAACAATCCGGAGATTTCTGACCAACAAGGTAGCATGTTGACATCCTCGTCCCCAATGGCAGTGGCCGCTGATT CCACCGGATATGAAACTGATTCTGCTGTGAGTGACTGTAGCTACTTCACGGATCAAGATTCTACAACTATGGGCACTGACCACACTTTCCAGGCGGCACTGACCAATTGGGAGGACTCGGAGAGTAGCAGTTATACTTCTGTAATGTCATCAGAGTTTTCTGGACAAACTAACGATAGAAAACCGACTTCTGACTTGTCTCTAAATATAGATACCTGGGCCAGGACCGGGTACTATCGACACTCTATACCAA gaAAAGGTGATTCAGATCTTGATTCGTCCATAGCAGAATCTGTCAAACGAAGGCATAGGACATCAGACACTCCAGAACAG AATACCAGCAATTCTGCGCCCAAATACTCCCTCAGACCAAGGTCAAAACGCCAGAACAACAATCCCGTTACACGGACCGAGTCTCCGAGATCTTTTTCACGCGTAGTCAAACAACTGGAACGGATTGCAATGCAAAACAGTAAGTTGGCCACAACTTACACCATCAAAAGGAAGAGTAATATATCTGAGGTGTCAGATTATGATGGTAGTGAACATCTGTGA